The Candidatus Nanogingivalaceae bacterium DNA segment GTCGCTCTCAGGCTGAAAGCTATATAAAGCTTGGTAAGGTTGCAGTTGACGGTATTAAGAGAACTAAACCGGGTTTTTTTGTTGATGTCAATTCTGAATTAAAAATCCTTCAGCAAGTTCAATACGTATCACGAGCAGGATTGAAGCTAGAAAGTGTGGCTAAAAAAATGCGAATCGATTTTCGTAATAAAACGGTTCTAGATGTTGGCTCGAGTACGGGAGGGTTTACGGATTATTCTTTGAAGAATGGTGCCAACAAGGTTATTGCTGTTGATGTTGGTACAGATCAGTTACATCCAAAATTAAGGTTGAACAAAAAAGTTGAACTACATGAGAAAACCGATATTCGAAACTTTAAAACAGATCAGAAAATCGACGTGGTGGTTATTGATGTTAGTTTTATATCTATAAAGGAAATTCTTCCAAGTGTCGTAAACCTTTCTAATAAGAACACAAAAATAGTGGCAATGGTTAAACCGCAGTTTGAAGCGGGAAGAAATGGAACTGTCAATGGTGTTGTAAAAAATAACTCTTACCGTAGGAAAATTCTTCAAGATTTTGAAAATTGGTGCCGTTCAAATAATTTATACATAGAGAATAAAAGGGATAGTGAAGTTAAAGGAACAAAAGGTAATCAAGAAAGATTTTATATCCTAAGGAAGACTAGCAAATAAAAAGACCGAATTTATCGGTCTTTAGTTTTTATACATTGAATCTAAATTCAACAACATCATTTGGAGACATCACATAGTCCTTGCCTTCGGTTCGGATTTTACCGTGGTTTTTAGCTTCTAGTTCGCTACCGCACTCCACTAAATCATTATAGTCTACGACTTGTGCAGCAATGAAACCTCTTTCGAAATCTGTGTGGATAACGCCAGCTGCCTGTGGTGCAGTCCAGCCTTTTTTGATTGTCCAGGCGTGTACTTCTTTTGGCCCAGCAGTCATGTAGCTTTGTAATCCTAGGGTGTCGTAAGCTGCGTGGATCATTTGATTGAGCCCAGTTTCTTTTACTCCATAGCTTTCGAGTAAATCTTTTGCATCATTTTCGTCTAATCCTTTCAATTCTTCTTCAAGTTTTGCGCAAACAAAGATAGATTTTGCAGGTAGAACCATTTTTGCAAGTTCACTTTTTTTCGCGTTATCGACTAATGTGTTTTCGTCAACGTTAAAGGCATAAATTACGGGCTTAGCTGTTAATAAGTGCAAATCAGCAATAGCTTCTAAATCTAAATCTTTTATACTTGATAATACATTTCCAGATTGAAGTTGTTCAAGTAATTTGTTCAAGTAATCGGCTTGTTTTCTGAGAGCTGGCTTAGCTTTCGCTTCTTTTTGAAGCTTTGGCAGCCGGTTTTCGATAGTCTGGATGTCTGCTAGGATTAGTTCAGTATTAATAACTTCAATATCATTTTTTGGATTAACTTCATTTGATACGTGGACGATATCGTTATTCACGAAAGCTCGGACGATATGAACGATCGCGTCGCATTGGCGAATATTTGCGAGAAATTTATTTCCTAATCCTTCGCCCTTTGAGGCTCCGGCCACCAATCCGGCAATATCAACAAAAGTTACTGTTGCTGGAATAATTTTTTGTGAGCCATAAATTTCGGCTAACTTATTTAGACGAGTGTCTGGAACTGGAACAATTCCTGTATTTGGCTCAATTGTTGCAAAAGGGTAGTTTGCAGCTAAGATATCATTATTTGTTAGTGCGTTAAAGAGTGTTGATTTACCAACATTTGGCAACCCAACGATTCCAATACTTAGACTCATATTTCTCCTTGTTTAATAAAAAATTCTTAATGATTATTATATCATATTTTAGCTTTAACTTATAATTTTCAGGTTATTAATAGTCGTTAAAACTCTTGATTTTTTAATTATGTTTATGTTAAAATGTAAGCATGATTAATATTAAAGGTGTGGGCGATTTCTTCTCGTTAGATATTGGAACGAACGCGATTCGTGCCGTCCAGCTTTCGAAAGCTGGAGAAAATTCTTGGAATTTAATTGGTCTTGGATATACTCCAGTTGACCCTCAATTAGTTTTGAGTAATTCTGATGAAAGTCGTCGTCGTTTGGGAGAAATTATCTCAACGATGATCGGTCAGAGCGATATTAAAACGAAAAATGTAGCGATTAGTCTTCCGTCCCAAAAGACATTCACAACAATTTTCGAAGTTCCTAAACAAGATGTTAAGGAATTGCAAAAAAACGTTAGTTATCAAATCGATCAGTATATTCCAATGGCTATCGATGACGCTCAGGTCGACTGGGCTCTTCTTGGAGAATCTCTTTCAAATCCAGATTCATTAGAGATTCTACTTGCAAGCACTTCTAAAAACTTCAGCGAAGAAAAAATGGAATTTGTTGAAGGTTTAGGCTTAAATGTTGTTGCAAGCGAACCTGATTCATTAGCAATGACTCGAGCGCTTTATTCAGGCAACCAAAATGGTCAAGCACAATTGATTATTGATATGGGTGAAATTTCAACCGACTTATCAATTGTATACCAAGGTGCTCCAAGACTTGTTCGAACAATTCCAACAGGTATTTCAAGCTTAGTTAAATCTGCAACGCAAAACTTAAATATTAAAGAAGATCAAGCGCGACAATTCATTATGAAGTTTGGTCTTGCTCAAGATAAACTTGAAGGTCAGGTTTTTCATGCTATCGAGATTACACTTGAAAACTTCGTCCAAGAAATTGCCAAGTCAATCAAATTCTTGGGAACAAAATATCAAAATGTTCAAGTTGGATCAATTGCGCTTTCAGGTTATTCTGGAATTGTACCGCAAATGCCTGAATATGTTTCTTCAAAGACAGGAATTCAGTCATACTCAGCAAATCCATTCCAAAATATAAATGTCCCAGCAAAATATCAACAACAAGTTGCAAGTGTTGGTAATGAGTTTGCCGTAGCGATTGGTTTGGCGGAAAGGAACAATAAATAATATGGTTGAAATTAATCTTTTGCCAGATGTTAAGCGTGATCTTCTTAAAGCGCAACGCCTTCGAAATATTGTTACTTTCGCATCAATTATTATTGGTGCTGTAATGCTTGGTGGTGTAGTTTTACTATTTCTAGTAACGCAAGGTCAACAAATTTTTATGGGCTTGAAAAAAGATGAAATTTCAAGCAAATTTAGCGATATGCAAAAAATTCAAGATGGTGAAACTGCAGCAACGCTTCGAAATCAGCTTAATGCTATTCAAAAAATCCGTGAAGCATCTCCGAATGTTTCGCGATTGCTCAGCACAGTCATTCCAGCGATTAAAACTACTGGTGAAAATG contains these protein-coding regions:
- a CDS encoding TlyA family RNA methyltransferase — encoded protein: MKIRLDNLLVDRKMVESRSQAESYIKLGKVAVDGIKRTKPGFFVDVNSELKILQQVQYVSRAGLKLESVAKKMRIDFRNKTVLDVGSSTGGFTDYSLKNGANKVIAVDVGTDQLHPKLRLNKKVELHEKTDIRNFKTDQKIDVVVIDVSFISIKEILPSVVNLSNKNTKIVAMVKPQFEAGRNGTVNGVVKNNSYRRKILQDFENWCRSNNLYIENKRDSEVKGTKGNQERFYILRKTSK
- the ychF gene encoding redox-regulated ATPase YchF, giving the protein MSLSIGIVGLPNVGKSTLFNALTNNDILAANYPFATIEPNTGIVPVPDTRLNKLAEIYGSQKIIPATVTFVDIAGLVAGASKGEGLGNKFLANIRQCDAIVHIVRAFVNNDIVHVSNEVNPKNDIEVINTELILADIQTIENRLPKLQKEAKAKPALRKQADYLNKLLEQLQSGNVLSSIKDLDLEAIADLHLLTAKPVIYAFNVDENTLVDNAKKSELAKMVLPAKSIFVCAKLEEELKGLDENDAKDLLESYGVKETGLNQMIHAAYDTLGLQSYMTAGPKEVHAWTIKKGWTAPQAAGVIHTDFERGFIAAQVVDYNDLVECGSELEAKNHGKIRTEGKDYVMSPNDVVEFRFNV
- the pilM gene encoding type IV pilus assembly protein PilM is translated as MINIKGVGDFFSLDIGTNAIRAVQLSKAGENSWNLIGLGYTPVDPQLVLSNSDESRRRLGEIISTMIGQSDIKTKNVAISLPSQKTFTTIFEVPKQDVKELQKNVSYQIDQYIPMAIDDAQVDWALLGESLSNPDSLEILLASTSKNFSEEKMEFVEGLGLNVVASEPDSLAMTRALYSGNQNGQAQLIIDMGEISTDLSIVYQGAPRLVRTIPTGISSLVKSATQNLNIKEDQARQFIMKFGLAQDKLEGQVFHAIEITLENFVQEIAKSIKFLGTKYQNVQVGSIALSGYSGIVPQMPEYVSSKTGIQSYSANPFQNINVPAKYQQQVASVGNEFAVAIGLAERNNK